The stretch of DNA ACGGCAGTCGGCAGCGTCATCTCCGGCAACACCGTGGAAGTGGCGGCCAAGCGCGACGCGACCGTAACAGGCTCGGCATTGGTCAGTACTCAGGACCTGGCAGTTCAGGCCGGGCGCGACCTGACCATCGATGCGGCCGAAAACACCTTCACCCGTAGTGAGTTGCATAAGCAGAAGAACCGTGACCTGACGGGAGTTCTCACGGCCAACAATCTGGGCGTGGACGACATCACGGGCAACCAGCATCTGTCGATCAGGAGCGGGAACCACACCGGTAAGGCGGCGCAAACCACCTTGACGGGCAGTACCGTGGGATCGAGTGAAGGTAGTGTGAGACTTGAGGCTGGGCGCGAACTGAAGGTGGTGGCCAGTGATTTGGTCAGCACCAAGGAGATGAATCTTACCGGTTCCAATGTGACCATCGCCGCGGGTGCGGAAACTGCCACGCAAAGCAGCACTGACAGCTCGAAGAGTCTTGCAGTGGGCCGGGTAGTCGGTGGCATGGTGGTCGATACGTACAAGAGCATTCGCAATGATGTACGTGCGGCCAGGGATGCAGATGATAGTCGTTTGAAAGCGGTCAAGGGGGCGCAGGCATTGCTCTCTGCCTACAACGCGGCCGACAGCTTCAGCGCCGATGCGGCGAATCAATCCCAAGGTAAGCCAGCCAACAGCAGTGGTTCGCTTATCAAGATTGGGACCGAGTTGGGTTCGACCCGGAGTAAAAGTACCAGCGAGTATCGCAGTGAAACGGCCAAGCAATCGAGCTTGACCAGTGGTGCGGGTCTGGTCATTTCGGCGGTAGGGGATGCGGCGGGTACCCAGGGCGATATTCATGTCGTGGGTAGTAGCCTCAAGGCAAAAGATACGCTGTTGATGGCGAAAAACGACATCACTCTGGAAAGCGCGCAGGACCGTGCGCAATGGGATAACCAGAGCCGCAACAGCAAGACCAGTATCGGCGCCAGCTTCAATATTGGTGATCAGAACGGCTTCACTCTGGATCTCGGCGCACAGATGGCCAAAGGCATGGGTAAGGGGCACTCGGTTACCCAGGTCAACAGCACCGTGGATACCGGCTTGCTCATGCTGAAAAGTGGTCAGGACACCACCTTGGCCGGCGCCCAGGTACGGGCCGATACCATCAAGGCGGATGTGGGAGGCAATCTCAATATCGTCTCCCGGCAGGACGAAGCTGATCAGAAAAACCGACAGACGAGTGGAGGTTTCGGCGCCAGCATCTGTGTACCGCCGTTCTGCTACGGCTCCATAGTGACCGCCAGCGGCAATATTGCTGGCAGCAAGATGAACAGCGATTACCAGGCGGTGACTGACCAGACCGGACTCTATGCAGGTAAAGGGGGATACGACATTTATGTTGGGGCCAACACCCAACTGCAAGGCGGAGTGATTGCCAGTGAAGCCAGTGCCGACAAGAACCATCTCGATACCGGCCGCCTGATCGTCAGCGACATCAAGAACAGCAGTGAAATAAAGAGCCAGTCGGCCAGCCTGAGCGCTTCCTACACCAGCACCAAATGGGACAAGCCGGGCGGACCGCAGACGCCTGACAGTGAAAGGAAATGGGCACACTCGGAAACCGGTGGCACCCTGCCGCTGGCGCTCAAGGAGTCTGATCACAGCAGCACTCGCAGTGCCATCAGCGAGGGCACCATCACGGTTCGTGATCCAGCGGGCGCCCAGGATCTGGTGGGGCTGAATCGCGATACCAGCAATGCGAATCAGCATCTTGACCGGCCGGACGAGAAGAAAATGCAGGAGCGCATGGACCTGATCCAGAGTTCTGCGCAGCTAGCGAGTACCACCATCAATCTGATAGCTAAAGCCAAGGCGGATTCTGCTAAAGAGCTGCTAAGCAAAGCCAAAACTTCTGAAGAGAAGGAGAAGGCCAACACGGCCCTTGCGGATGCTGCTAGCTGGAGCGTCGGTGGTGACAAACGCATCATGGCTGACATTGCCTCGGGCCTGATTGCGGCGGGCCTCGGAGGTGTTGGTGGCACGACTGCAGTTGGCATCGTTGCCAATACCACGGCCAATGACACCTTCAAAAAGATTGGTGATTACGCCGATGCACAGAAGCGCAATGCTACCGAAGACATCAGCCGAGCGGCATGGGCTGAAGGTGGCGCTGCCCGGGTATTGCTTCACGCCTTGGCCGGTGCTGCGATGGGGCTGTCGAGCGGCTCTGTACAGAGCGGTGCGTTGGGAGCGGGAGCGTCGGCGGCGCTGATGCCTGCGATTGCAGAGGCCTTGGGCAAAAGTGGTATTGAACAGAGCAATCAGGAAGCTATTGCAACACTCATCGCCACGGGGCTTGGAGCATCGGCCGGATCGCTGGGAGGTACTGCCGGAGCAATCGCAGGTGGCGGTAGCGGGGCAGGGGTCGAGGTTAATAATCGCCAGCATCATCGTGATCAAGAACTTCCGCTGCTGAAGAAAAAAGCCGAGGAGCTGGAGCAGACACTGGGCAAACCGAAGTCTGACGCCCTTTGGGAGGATCTGCTCCTCCTCGCCAGTGGTGAAAAAATTGACGCAGTTGAAAAAGCGCGCTTGGAAGCCTTGGTTGAGAAGTGGGGGAGTGACCCGACCACGGATTGGTTCAAGCGCGATCTGGATGTTGCAAAAAACGCCGTAAAACAGTTGGTGGATCAAAAAATCCCGCTGACTTGGGCAGATGGCAAGCCGATCATTGCCTATGGTAACCCTGTCTATGCGTTCGCCTCGACGCCAGAGCAGTTTAATGACTCAGGTTTGTTCAACGGCCTTGGAAAGGGTTATTACGGCGAACTGACGGCGGCCGAAAAATGGAAGCAGTATGGGAAAGCTCAGGCTGAGGCATACAGCAAGGAAATCCTGGATTTCTCGAGTAACAACCTAGCCTCGAAAAATGCCACTGATCGGATATTGACGCTGGCGGTGAAGAATACGGAGTCGGTGAGTATTATCGACGATGTCATCCTGTCGCTGGGTGGAGTGGTCGGAGGTAAGGCTACTCTCAAAACGATATTGGAAGCTGTAGCGGAAAGGCGGGCGGCGAAGAAGGTTGCGGCGGCGGAAGCTGAGAGCCTTGGTGCCAAAGGTACTGGAGGGGTAATAAGTGAGCTTGAAAGAGAAATACCTGCAACCTCAGCTATTGCTCGTGAGGGATTGCGTAATAATCTTGCTGCGCAAGTCGGTATACCTCGCAATATTGCCGAGGCTCCTACAAGTGTTTGGGGTAAGTCGATAGATGATCTTAAACAGTCATTTCTCCTAGACCGTTTTATTGTGACGTCTTCAACTAAAAGCGGTACCTCTGGTAATGCCCAGGTATTTAAAGTTAGCTCTAGTGATGGTGGGGTTTCTAAAATTGTAGAAGTGCAATATAGTCCGTCAACTGCTGGCGCTGTTAAACAGTCAACGCATATAGGTGAATATTATAAGTTGACCTATGCGGATGGTAGTAAAATCAAGATTGTTGAGCCTGCCACATATCGGCCAACTTTTGAGAGGGGACAGCCTGTTTATGATAAAAATACGGTTTACCTGAACCCGCAGGGGCAGAATGTTAAATTTGACGCTTCGCAAAATTTATGGACGCCTCAATGACAAGCACTAACTGTTTTATTATCTCGTGGTCGGCTCCGGTCGTTCCATCTCATTCACTTGCAGGAATCCCGTTGGGTGCGCATGTGGAAGACTTTGAGAGAAGTCTTAGTAAGTATGTTATTGATGAGGTGGAAGGTTTATATCGGTTTGTTGGTTCTCCAGTTTTGAGGATGGAGAAGAGATTTGATTCAAGTGGGGATGGTGGATATGGATTTTATGTCGTTGATTTAGAGCTGACGAATTGGCGTCTGTACTATGATAGCAAAAGTCATCCTGGTGTTGAAACGCGAGCGCTTCACGTACTTACTAGTGGATGGAAAATCCATGCTATTAAAGCGTGGATGTTTGAGTGTCTTAATGTGGGTGATAAGCCTGTCAATTCATATCAAGGGGAGTTGTCAGGAGGCATTGGGCTTGGGAGTTATGTGCGGGAATTATTGCCATATACAGGGTTGGAGTTTGATGGTGCTGAAGAGTGGTTTTACACTGATAAAAATTATGGTGGCTTAGAGGTTAGTGGCTGTGGGGGAGATCTGAATGATGCACCAGATCAGGTTATTATGTCTTTGGCAGTAATTAAAGAGTCCCCTTTTTCTTAGGGGAGCTCCGTTTTGCCGTAATCGACAAGCAGTCTTATGTCCTCCATCGCTGCTTGTATGTTGGGAAAAACTAACGCTCAGAATATAAAGACTATATTCTTCCAAGGTTCTGATGGGGTAGTTGTCCGATTTTACCGGCCTTCTGGAGGGGACTAGCTGTGCCAAAGTATTCTTGTGTATGCGGTTACGTTATGAACCTTTCCCAAGAGTGGTCAGACTACGAGCTGACTTTAATTTCTGAGTCGACGATAGAGAGAATGGGGGAAAGATTGGATAATGGAGGTGAGCTCTCTTCTGATCAGCGATATGAGGCTCTTGATGAAAGAGCTATTACGGTATATCGATGTCCAAACTGTAGAAGATTGCACTTAGAAGAGGGGTAAATAAATTCACTACATATGTAGTTGAGTAAGTGCTCTCTAAAGAAATCGGCATCTGTTGGGGGGGTTATTTCACTTACTTAACTAATAAGCGTCCAGATGGTTCTGTAGTTGTATTTGATGTGGATGCTAATCTCCATAAGGAAATTATGGCTAATGCGATACCCCAACGACCGATCCCAGGTATTCCACGAGATCCATCAGCACCTAAAATCGTAGATCCCACTAAGCCAGGTACTGCCCTGGAACTCCCTAAAATATGGGAGTCGTTACTTGAAAAGAATTCGAGTAATGCACGTGTTTACTCTCAAGAGGCGTTTTTAAAGGAGTTTGGGAATTGAATTTTGATCAGGCGTTACTTGATGATATGTGGAACGGGGAAAAAAGCATCTGCTTTTTTGTCAACAAAGGAAAGTGTTATTGGGTTTTGGATTATAAATATAATTTTTCGCTAGATGCGGAGAGAGACTATCGTGGGTATTTGAGTAAAGGTTATATAACGCAAGATCAATATGTGCAGGCGTGTAAGGGGTTTAGGGGAGGGGTTTTAAAGCTGACGTCCGATAATTTTCTGCAGTATATAAGTGGCATAAGGGAATGTGTGTTTGTTAGTGAGGATTTTAAGGGGATCTTTGATGTAGATGGAAAATGCAACGCTGGAAAATTGTTGAGGCGAGTTGAAGAATATTATTTGTCGGGGGTGGAGTTGGATGCAGATGAGTTCAGTTTTGCTGGGCGGCTCGCATCTAGATTGCCGATGTTCTATATAAATTTTGACAGAAAGATATATATGCATATGGATTTTGGTCGGTTCCATGAAGATCTTGCGTATCCGGATTGGCTTTCCAAATGTTCAGATTTCAGCTTCTTGATACCCGATATAGAGCGATATTGGGTTCAGGGTGGTGATTATTGGAAGTTAAGGTTTGTTCAAGCACCTTGTTAAATTGGTGCAAAAGGCAGAATGCGTGTTCCCATAGCCAATCCGACACCAGCGCAGGTGGCCACTGCTAAGAAGTTGGACGTTGATCCTAGGTGGGTGAAATCTGATGGAAGTCCCGATTGGCCAACGAAAGCAAATAATGGTTTCAGTTTTTATTTCACACCTTCACGGAAACTCTCCTAATGAAAATAGCCAAAATTTTAGCCTTGATGTTGGTCCTGACAGGCTGTCATTCCAATGTCAGAGATTCTTCGCCAAGCCTGCTCAAGGATGGTATCCAGCTGCAGCAAAAGAAGGTTGTGGCCGATGCCGGCCATGCGAAGGTCATCATGAAATCGACTGGATTCACCTACCCGGTACAGTTCTCCGTGCGGCGCGGTTCTGACCCGGATCAGCGTCCGGAGATATTGGGCACCGTAGTAGACTCCGGTCGTGGTCAGGTATTTGGCTGGATCGCCAAGCTTAACGAAGTAGCCAACAGCGCAGCCGTTAAGCGTTTCCCACAGTTGGAGTTGCAGGCTGATTCTGGGCAGTCGATTGAAGTGATTGGCGAGTCGCGGGTTTACGATAACAACTACTATCGTATTGCTGAAAGGTTGGTTTATGCCTGTGGCCCTATGCGCTCGAGCTTCAAACCCGAGAAGGAAAAAGTTTACCTGGTAGAGTTCTTGATCATCGGTAAAGGTTGTGAACAGCATGTCTATGATGTCACTAAACCTAAAGAACGCATCCCTGTTATTACAGAGAAGTATGATGCGAGTAATCCTGTCTGATCGCAGGGAAATCGAGTCGGGTCACTTTTATTATTGGATGGCTTTTAAGGTTTACGAGGCTCTGCTTGTTGAATGAGTTGGCTTTTTTGTGAGTTGTCCTGTTGTTTTTTTTGTAGTCTATAAAGATTAATGCTAAATGCTAGGTTTTGTGTTTCTGTTTTTTAAGGTGGTGGGACAAATGGGGCTAGCTGCTTAAGCGACTCGTTAATCAATGATGTGGGTTGTTTAATGGTTCTAGTAGTCGTCTGTTGCATGTCTTTAAGTAATTGACGAATGGGCGGCTCAACGCCGCCCATTACTATTTATGTTGAAAGTTGCTCTTGCAGTCGTCGCCCCGCCACATCCATCAAATCACACCCGTCACGCAGCACGATGCTACAGACCAGTGTCAGTTCCTGAAGAAGAACAGGTTCATGACGAGGGGCATCAGCTACTGAAAAGCTTTCCAGCAACTGGGTCACCGCGCGAATGCGATAAGCAGCGGCCTCGTGCAGTATGTCAATAGGTGCCTGGGTATCGATAAGCAGGTAGGGAATATTGCAGTCGTGGCCGGTAATGGGCATGTAGCGATTCATAGGTGTAACTCCATTCAGTTGAAAAGAGCTATCACTCAAACGTCGCCAAACGAAAGGTGGCAGCTGTACGCGGGTTGGCGAGCCGGGAATGGAAAACCGACAGGCCCGAAGGCCTCCCGCGCACAACTGCCATAAGGCAGCTTTGCATGCGCAAAAGCTTCTGTAATCAGAAATCTTTTGCACACCATTCACCAGGTCGCCAAACCCGGTCGCCATCTGGGCGACCCATCGACTGTAAATCGCACTGTGGTTGGCAGGAATAAGGTGAGTGCACTGTAGGCTGTAGGGCTTTTCTGATTAGCGCAGAAGGAAGCTGTCGGCTTGGCGGGCAGCTCCAATACCCAATAAAACGCCCCGTGCGTTTCCCAAATACGGCTTCCTGCAAAAGACTGTGGGTAATAGCCTCTAGAGCATGCTTGAGGAACAAAAAGACGGGGCAGCACAGGCCGCCCCGTATCGTTTCGCTCAAGCCCGGCGCGGCTTACAACGCCTTCACCGGAATACAGATCTCACACTCCAGTTCCCCCGTCTTCATGTCGTATTTCGCGTCCACCGGATAACGCTCGAACGCTGGTCGGGCGTCGAATTGCATGCCGCTCTTGGGCAGCCAGTCGCGGCACAGTTCGGTCCAGGCGTCGGCGATGTCGGGGCCTTTGCCCTGGTAGTGGGCGATGGCGTAGAGGCCGCCGAGCAGGGTGGTGACGACGGCGGGGGCGCTGGCCTTGAAGTCGTCGGGGACTTCGACGCAGGCGTCGTAGCGGCATTTTTCGGGTGGGGTGACGTAGGGATCGTCGTGGCCGATGCCGTAACGCACGCGGCCCAACAGGCCGTTTTCGACCATCCAGGGGGCGACGGTGTCGCGCCAGAAGGTGCCGATGCCCGACCCGTAGGGGCCGATATAACGCAGGTAGGCGACGCGGACCGGTGGCAGTTCCTTGAGGGTGACGTTCATCAAAGGCTCCTTCAGGTGAATGAAGGCGTCAGGATCGTCGAAGGCCGGGATGTGCGTCTGATCAGGATTGCTCAATTCCCGCAGGCGCCGTTCGCGGACGTCGCTGAGGCGGCGGTGCCAGCGTTTGGGTTCGATGCTGCGCCAGGTGCTCGGGGTGACCGAGAAATGCTGCTTGAACGCCCGGGAGAACGCTTCGCCGGAGCTGAAGCCGACTTCCAGGGCCACGTCGAGAATGCTCATTTCTGGATGGCTGGCCAGCTGATAGGCAGCACAGGCCAGGCGGCGTCGGCGCAGGTAGTCGCCCAGGGTTTCGCCGACCCAGGCGGTGAACAGGCGATGAAAGTGAAAGGGCGAAAAATGCGCGACCTGCGCGAGTTCCGCCAGCTCCAGCGGCTGGTCCAGGTGTTGGTCGATATACTCCAGCACCCGGTTCATGCGTTGGGTGTATTCGTGGAGGCTGTGATAGGCGGGGCTCATGGAGCCAAGTTTAGCCGGGGGCCAGGCCACGGGTTTGTGCCGGGCGGGTTTTTTCCGTCGGCCGGACGAACGTGATCGCGAGCCAGCTCCTGCAGGCCCGCGATCGCCGTCCGGCGCTCAGGAGCCGCCATGGCAGCAACTGGCGGCCGGTTTGTCGTCATAACGATCATGGTGCCTGACCCAGTCCATGATCTGTTCTTCGTTGCGCCCCTTGGGCGTCAGGTCCAGGTAGTTGTAGGCCCCCACCAGCAGGTCCAGGCCACGGGCGTAGGTGGAGTAGGTGTGGAAGATCTCACCGGCTTCATTGCGATAGAACACGCTGAGGCCAGGCAGCTCTTCTTCGGCGCCGTCGGTTTTCTCGTAGTTGTACGTGGCGGTGCCGGCGGCGACCTCGTCGGCCCGGGCGCAGACCCCGAAGTCGTAGTTGAAATCACAGCCGGCGGACGAAACCCAGTCGAACTTCCAGCCCATGCGCCGCTTGAACGCCTGGAACTCGGCGAAGGGCGCGTGGGACACCGCCACCAGTGCGATGTCGTGGTGGGCCAGGTGCTGGTTGGCGCCGTCGATGTGATCGGAGAGGAAGGAGCAGCCCGGGCAACCTTCGTCCCAGCCATCGGCGAACATGAAGTGGTAGACCACCAGCTGGCTGCGATCGCCGAACAGGTCGGCCAGGCTCAGTTCGCCGTGGGGGCCCTGGAAGCGGTAGGGCTTGTCGATTTTCACCCAGGGCAGGGCACGCCGCTCGGCGCTGAGCTGGTCGCGTTGGCGGGTGAACGCCTTTTCGTGAATCAGGTGCTGCTTGCGGGCCTGTATCCATTGTTCCCGGGATACGACCGGATGATCGTTGAGGTGCATGACGTCTTCTCCTGCGGCAAAGGTGCGCGGCGACAGTGCCTACACAGGCTAGTCGTTTCGCCCGCGGGCAAATCGACAGCCGCCGGACGGTTCCGCCCAACGGTCGCCCGCCTGCTCGATGCTGCTGAACGGCTATAGGTGGCGCCTGTCACAACCTGGGTACAGGCATCTCTCTTTCATGAATGGAGGCAGAACAGGATGGCGACTTATAACTGGGATCTGATCGAACGATTGCTGCATGAGGTGCAGAACGGCGCGGGCCACAGCTTCACGCCGCGACCCTATGCCGAGCAGCATGCCGCGGCCAAGGCGGCCGAGGGTGAATCCATGGGCAATCTGGATGAGCTGAAAAGCACCGCCGCCGAGTATGAAAAACTGTTGCTGGACCGGGGTTTCATCGAGCCGCGTCCCGAGGAGGAAGGCGGCAATGGCGAGAACTTCATGTTGACGCCGCGCGGTTCCAGCCTGCTGTGCATGATCGACAGCTGCATTCCGGGCAACGATCACCCGCGCCAGGTGCTGGACGAACAGGCCGATGCGCTGGAACCGGCGGTTTTCGATGAGTTGGCCAGCAAGGCGCAGATTG from Pseudomonas chlororaphis subsp. chlororaphis encodes:
- a CDS encoding transcriptional regulator, producing MATYNWDLIERLLHEVQNGAGHSFTPRPYAEQHAAAKAAEGESMGNLDELKSTAAEYEKLLLDRGFIEPRPEEEGGNGENFMLTPRGSSLLCMIDSCIPGNDHPRQVLDEQADALEPAVFDELASKAQIA
- a CDS encoding AraC family transcriptional regulator — protein: MSPAYHSLHEYTQRMNRVLEYIDQHLDQPLELAELAQVAHFSPFHFHRLFTAWVGETLGDYLRRRRLACAAYQLASHPEMSILDVALEVGFSSGEAFSRAFKQHFSVTPSTWRSIEPKRWHRRLSDVRERRLRELSNPDQTHIPAFDDPDAFIHLKEPLMNVTLKELPPVRVAYLRYIGPYGSGIGTFWRDTVAPWMVENGLLGRVRYGIGHDDPYVTPPEKCRYDACVEVPDDFKASAPAVVTTLLGGLYAIAHYQGKGPDIADAWTELCRDWLPKSGMQFDARPAFERYPVDAKYDMKTGELECEICIPVKAL
- a CDS encoding DUF899 domain-containing protein, which translates into the protein MHLNDHPVVSREQWIQARKQHLIHEKAFTRQRDQLSAERRALPWVKIDKPYRFQGPHGELSLADLFGDRSQLVVYHFMFADGWDEGCPGCSFLSDHIDGANQHLAHHDIALVAVSHAPFAEFQAFKRRMGWKFDWVSSAGCDFNYDFGVCARADEVAAGTATYNYEKTDGAEEELPGLSVFYRNEAGEIFHTYSTYARGLDLLVGAYNYLDLTPKGRNEEQIMDWVRHHDRYDDKPAASCCHGGS